One window from the genome of Camelus bactrianus isolate YW-2024 breed Bactrian camel chromosome 4, ASM4877302v1, whole genome shotgun sequence encodes:
- the BARX1 gene encoding homeobox protein BarH-like 1 isoform X1, with the protein MQRPGEPGAARFGPPEGCADHRPHRYRSFMIEEILTEPPGPKGAAPAAAAAAAGELLKFGVQALLAARPFHSHLAVLKAEQAAVFKFPLAPLGCSGLGSALLAAGPGLPGAAGAPHLPLELQLRGKLEAPGAGEPGTKAKKGRRSRTVFTELQLMGLEKRFEKQKYLSTPDRIDLAESLGLSQLQVKTWYQNRRMKWKKIVLQGGGLESPTKPKGRPKKNSIPTSEQLTEQERAKEAEKPAEAPGEAGDRSQED; encoded by the exons ATGCAGCGGCCGGGGGAGCCGGGCGCAGCGCGGTTCGGGCCGCCCGAGGGCTGTGCCGACCACCGGCCGCACCGCTACCGCAGCTTCATGATCGAGGAAATCCTCACTGAGCCTCCGGGGCCCAAGGGCGCCgctcctgccgccgccgccgccgccgcgggcgAGCTGCTCAAGTTCGGCGTGCAGGCGCTGCTGGCGGCGCGGCCCTTCCACAGCCACCTGG CTGTGTTGAAAGCCGAGCAGGCGGCAGTGTTTAAGTTCCCGCTGGCGCCGCTGGGCTGCTCCGGGCTAGGCTCGGCGCTGCTTGCCGCGGGGCCTGGGCTGCCCGGCGCTGCGGGCGCACCGCACCTGCCGCTCGAGCTGCAGCTCCGCGGGAAGCTGGAGGCACCAGGCGCAGGGGAGCCGGGCACTAAGGCCAAGAAGGGGCGTCGGAGCCGCACCGTGTTCACCGAGTTGCAGCTGATGGGCCTAGAGAAACGCTTCGAGAAGCAGAAGTACCTCTCCACGCCCGACAG AATAGATCTCGCCGAGTCCCTGGGTCTGAGCCAGTTGCAGGTGAAGACTTGGTACCAGAATCGAAGGATGAAGTGGAAGAAAATA GTGCTGCAGGGCGGCGGCCTGGAGTCTCCCACCAAGCCCAAAGGGAGGCCAAAGAAGAACTCCATCCCCACGAGCGAGCAGCTCACGGAGCAGGAGCGCGCCAAGGAGGCAGAGAAGCCGGCAGAGGCGCCGGGCGAGGCGGGCGATAGGAGCCAGGAGGACTGA
- the BARX1 gene encoding homeobox protein BarH-like 1 isoform X2 produces MQRPGEPGAARFGPPEGCADHRPHRYRSFMIEEILTEPPGPKGAAPAAAAAAAGELLKFGVQALLAARPFHSHLAVLKAEQAAVFKFPLAPLGCSGLGSALLAAGPGLPGAAGAPHLPLELQLRGKLEAPGAGEPGTKAKKGRRSRTVFTELQLMGLEKRFEKQKYLSTPDRSRRVPGSEPVAGEDLVPESKDEVEENSAAGRRPGVSHQAQREAKEELHPHERAAHGAGARQGGREAGRGAGRGGR; encoded by the exons ATGCAGCGGCCGGGGGAGCCGGGCGCAGCGCGGTTCGGGCCGCCCGAGGGCTGTGCCGACCACCGGCCGCACCGCTACCGCAGCTTCATGATCGAGGAAATCCTCACTGAGCCTCCGGGGCCCAAGGGCGCCgctcctgccgccgccgccgccgccgcgggcgAGCTGCTCAAGTTCGGCGTGCAGGCGCTGCTGGCGGCGCGGCCCTTCCACAGCCACCTGG CTGTGTTGAAAGCCGAGCAGGCGGCAGTGTTTAAGTTCCCGCTGGCGCCGCTGGGCTGCTCCGGGCTAGGCTCGGCGCTGCTTGCCGCGGGGCCTGGGCTGCCCGGCGCTGCGGGCGCACCGCACCTGCCGCTCGAGCTGCAGCTCCGCGGGAAGCTGGAGGCACCAGGCGCAGGGGAGCCGGGCACTAAGGCCAAGAAGGGGCGTCGGAGCCGCACCGTGTTCACCGAGTTGCAGCTGATGGGCCTAGAGAAACGCTTCGAGAAGCAGAAGTACCTCTCCACGCCCGACAG ATCTCGCCGAGTCCCTGGGTCTGAGCCAGTTGCAGGTGAAGACTTGGTACCAGAATCGAAGGATGAAGTGGAAGAAAATA GTGCTGCAGGGCGGCGGCCTGGAGTCTCCCACCAAGCCCAAAGGGAGGCCAAAGAAGAACTCCATCCCCACGAGCGAGCAGCTCACGGAGCAGGAGCGCGCCAAGGAGGCAGAGAAGCCGGCAGAGGCGCCGGGCGAGGCGGGCGATAG